A stretch of Flavobacteriales bacterium DNA encodes these proteins:
- the lpdA gene encoding dihydrolipoyl dehydrogenase, producing the protein MAKYDVTIIGSGPGGYVAAIRCAQLGMKTAIIEKYPTLGGTCLNVGCIPSKALLDSSEHFHNAMHTFKEHGIDIPTPKVNIKQMITRKSDVVKQNVDGISFLMKKNKIDVYEGLGSFETKNKINVTKADGTSETIDTDKVVIATGSKPSSLPFITIDKKRVITSTEALNLTEVPKHLIVVGGGVIGLELGSVYARLGAEVSVVEYMDSIIPTMDKTLGKELLKVLKKEGVKFYLSHKVKAVSAKGKTVTLKADDKKGEEITLEGDYCLVSVGRKAYTDGLGLEKVGIATDDRGRVEVDAHLQTKVAGIYAIGDVIKGAMLAHKAEEEGVFVAETMAGQKPHIDYNLIPGVVYTWPEVAAVGQTEEQLKEAGIEYKVGSFPMRALGRSRASMDMDGLVKVLADKNTDEILGVHMIGARAADMIAEAVVAMEFRASAEDVSRISHAHPTYTEAIKEACLAATDNRPLHM; encoded by the coding sequence CGCAATTGGGGATGAAAACCGCCATTATTGAGAAATATCCAACGCTTGGAGGTACCTGCCTCAATGTGGGATGTATTCCTTCCAAGGCCTTGCTCGATTCATCGGAGCATTTCCATAATGCCATGCACACATTTAAAGAGCACGGAATTGATATTCCTACGCCAAAAGTGAACATCAAGCAGATGATCACCCGCAAAAGCGATGTGGTGAAACAGAATGTGGATGGCATCAGCTTCTTGATGAAAAAGAACAAGATCGATGTTTATGAAGGCCTCGGAAGTTTCGAAACCAAGAACAAGATCAACGTTACCAAGGCAGATGGCACATCAGAGACCATCGATACGGATAAAGTCGTTATTGCCACTGGCTCAAAGCCATCTTCATTGCCTTTCATCACAATCGATAAAAAGCGGGTGATAACGTCTACCGAAGCATTGAATCTTACCGAAGTTCCAAAGCATCTGATAGTAGTTGGTGGTGGCGTTATCGGCTTGGAACTCGGTTCTGTTTATGCCCGTTTAGGTGCCGAAGTTTCCGTTGTGGAATATATGGACAGCATCATTCCAACCATGGATAAGACCTTAGGCAAAGAATTGCTGAAAGTATTGAAGAAAGAAGGCGTGAAATTCTACTTGAGCCACAAGGTGAAAGCCGTTTCTGCCAAAGGAAAGACCGTTACCCTCAAAGCTGACGATAAGAAAGGAGAAGAGATCACCTTAGAAGGAGATTACTGCCTCGTGTCTGTAGGACGGAAAGCATATACAGATGGACTCGGATTAGAGAAAGTTGGAATAGCTACGGATGACCGCGGTCGAGTAGAAGTAGATGCACATCTACAGACAAAAGTTGCTGGTATTTACGCCATTGGCGATGTAATAAAAGGAGCAATGCTTGCTCACAAGGCCGAAGAGGAAGGCGTGTTCGTTGCCGAAACCATGGCTGGACAAAAACCGCACATCGACTATAACCTTATTCCAGGTGTGGTTTACACGTGGCCAGAAGTGGCAGCTGTTGGACAAACAGAAGAGCAATTGAAAGAAGCTGGTATTGAGTACAAGGTAGGTTCCTTTCCAATGCGTGCCTTAGGCCGTTCGCGTGCCAGTATGGATATGGATGGTTTGGTTAAAGTTCTTGCAGATAAGAATACTGATGAGATTCTAGGGGTGCACATGATCGGTGCGCGTGCCGCAGATATGATTGCAGAGGCGGTTGTAGCCATGGAATTCCGTGCTTCAGCCGAGGATGTTTCGCGCATTTCGCATGCTCATCCAACCTATACAGAAGCCATTAAAGAAGCCTGTTTGGCTGCTACGGATAATCGTCCGTTGCACATGTAA
- the hemH gene encoding ferrochelatase yields the protein MKPEIGVLLMNVGTPDSPKVSDVRKYLSQFLNDPRVIDIPWLARKILVNAIIVPFRAPKSAKIYQQMWTDQGSPLLIHSENFKKGLQSDLGPKYQVEIAMRYQSPSVEEGLEKIRKNNPKKIIVVPMYPQYASSSTGTCMEEVMRIASKWWAIPEMVFVNQFYDLQGYVDGFVKRGKQFDVAAYDHVLFSYHGLPVRQLDKIYDEGLCSDHDCEHGVSDDNQFCYKATCYESTKRIAAGLGLTEDQYTVAFQSRLDDKWIKPYSDKVVAEKAEKGVKKMLVFSPAFVADCLETLIEIGVEYQEIFEEHGGEKIQLVPSLNDDPDWVKAMADHIRSK from the coding sequence ATGAAGCCAGAAATAGGAGTTCTCCTCATGAATGTCGGAACACCCGACTCCCCAAAGGTGAGCGATGTGCGCAAGTACCTCTCGCAATTCCTCAACGACCCGCGTGTTATTGATATTCCTTGGTTGGCAAGGAAGATTCTGGTCAATGCCATCATTGTTCCATTCCGCGCGCCAAAATCAGCCAAGATCTATCAACAGATGTGGACGGATCAGGGTTCTCCGTTGCTTATTCATTCAGAGAATTTCAAGAAGGGATTGCAGTCTGATCTGGGGCCAAAGTACCAGGTGGAAATCGCTATGCGCTATCAAAGCCCTTCTGTGGAAGAAGGCTTGGAGAAAATCCGAAAGAACAATCCGAAAAAGATCATTGTGGTGCCGATGTATCCACAATATGCATCATCTTCTACCGGCACCTGCATGGAAGAGGTAATGCGCATTGCATCCAAGTGGTGGGCCATTCCTGAAATGGTTTTTGTCAATCAATTTTACGACCTACAAGGTTATGTTGACGGATTTGTGAAACGGGGAAAACAGTTCGATGTAGCTGCGTACGATCACGTCTTGTTCAGCTACCACGGTTTACCTGTTCGACAACTAGATAAGATCTATGATGAAGGTCTATGCTCCGATCACGATTGTGAGCATGGTGTGTCAGATGATAATCAGTTTTGCTACAAGGCCACCTGTTACGAATCCACCAAGCGCATTGCTGCCGGATTGGGATTGACCGAAGATCAATACACCGTTGCATTTCAGTCTCGCTTAGACGATAAATGGATCAAACCATATTCGGATAAGGTAGTGGCAGAAAAAGCGGAGAAAGGTGTTAAAAAGATGCTGGTCTTCTCACCTGCCTTTGTTGCCGATTGCCTCGAAACACTCATTGAGATCGGAGTGGAATATCAAGAGATATTCGAAGAGCACGGAGGAGAAAAGATCCAATTGGTTCCAAGTTTGAACGATGACCCTGATTGGGTAAAAGCGATGGCAGATCACATTCGTTCCAAATAA
- a CDS encoding T9SS type A sorting domain-containing protein: MKKSIYSQIGILTVIVACSVISLNSQAQGVVNNGAKINIATGTYFNIDNGGFTNESGGEVTNAGTMQVDGTWENNDAGGVFATNNGVVQLDGAAQDITGSEPTDFYTVVVQGTAHKTLNGVDANVYNNLNLNGKSLRLNTNTLNIETSSTAAITGAGKIISETGPASGGYGVLRWNIGTNTGNYTIPFGTDVATPTDLSFGYNITTAGLPSSNYKTFSTYVTDSENSFTGTNITVNPLNNQWTDLPTSVTNLTDDYIQAAHYWTVDRFWIIDAENIGVGMSGYASAPRIEYAFKYAQTEVAAPNHIDETKLAPQRWNHTLNKWGDWLYGVPAVITNPATNTTTVQIAQDGSTWEEDMYPVWTLVDNSDPLPIEIVRFAGECAGGSIDVRWTTWTETNNDFFTLERSNNGSDFEIVDVIEGAGNSNEPISYNVKDEEAYSGTSYYRLKDTDFAGKSTYSEVVAVTCGDDVNDFNFVNAYDVDQTEVVVEFTGTENEDFKIVLFDASGKKILDYANTAVDGMNKVRLNTGVLASGIYIVNLSNSTKNFSKRVMLK; this comes from the coding sequence ATGAAGAAATCAATTTACTCTCAGATAGGAATTCTCACTGTAATTGTAGCTTGCAGCGTTATTTCGCTGAACTCGCAGGCCCAAGGAGTCGTGAACAACGGAGCGAAGATCAACATTGCTACTGGTACCTACTTCAACATAGACAATGGCGGATTCACGAACGAATCTGGAGGTGAAGTTACCAATGCTGGAACGATGCAAGTTGATGGAACTTGGGAAAACAACGATGCTGGTGGTGTATTTGCCACGAACAATGGAGTAGTTCAATTAGACGGTGCTGCACAAGATATCACTGGTTCGGAGCCTACGGATTTCTACACAGTTGTAGTTCAAGGTACTGCCCATAAAACGTTGAATGGAGTTGATGCCAATGTTTACAACAACCTTAACCTGAATGGGAAAAGTTTGAGACTCAACACAAACACGTTGAATATCGAAACATCATCCACTGCTGCCATCACTGGAGCTGGAAAGATCATTTCTGAAACAGGTCCTGCTTCTGGCGGATATGGCGTGCTTCGTTGGAACATTGGAACCAACACTGGAAACTACACGATTCCGTTTGGAACAGATGTAGCGACACCTACTGACCTGTCATTCGGCTACAACATTACCACTGCTGGTCTACCAAGCTCTAACTACAAGACTTTTTCAACCTATGTAACCGATTCTGAGAATTCATTCACAGGAACCAACATCACGGTAAACCCATTGAATAACCAATGGACAGACCTTCCAACATCAGTAACCAACCTTACTGATGATTATATACAAGCTGCTCATTATTGGACAGTGGACCGTTTTTGGATCATTGATGCGGAAAACATTGGCGTTGGCATGAGTGGCTATGCTTCCGCGCCAAGAATTGAATATGCTTTCAAATACGCGCAAACTGAAGTAGCGGCTCCAAACCATATAGATGAGACGAAATTAGCCCCGCAACGCTGGAATCACACCTTGAACAAATGGGGCGATTGGTTGTATGGCGTTCCTGCAGTAATTACCAACCCAGCTACGAACACTACTACCGTACAAATTGCTCAAGATGGTTCAACTTGGGAGGAAGACATGTACCCAGTTTGGACACTTGTTGACAACAGTGATCCACTTCCTATTGAAATCGTTCGGTTTGCGGGTGAGTGTGCTGGCGGTTCTATTGATGTACGTTGGACGACTTGGACTGAAACAAACAACGACTTCTTCACACTTGAAAGAAGTAATAATGGAAGTGATTTCGAAATTGTAGATGTGATAGAAGGAGCTGGCAACAGCAACGAGCCGATCAGCTACAATGTGAAAGATGAAGAAGCTTACAGCGGAACTTCTTACTACCGTTTGAAAGACACTGATTTCGCAGGAAAATCGACTTATTCTGAGGTAGTTGCTGTTACCTGCGGTGATGATGTTAACGACTTCAACTTTGTGAATGCCTATGATGTTGACCAAACTGAAGTAGTTGTAGAATTTACAGGCACTGAAAATGAAGACTTCAAGATCGTTCTTTTCGATGCTAGTGGAAAGAAAATACTTGATTACGCCAACACAGCCGTGGACGGTATGAATAAAGTAAGACTTAACACAGGTGTACTTGCAAGCGGAATCTACATCGTCAACCTGTCGAACAGCACCAAAAACTTCAGCAAGCGAGTGATGCTGAAATAA
- a CDS encoding anthranilate synthase component I family protein produces MEKHFSSLASVRIGLDWNQFHQFSSSENSFKFSKLFGTGIQSEIIGESEADIPKLRNWLNQQHDLVLGYFGYDAKNLLENLSSKNSDSISFPMFHFFVPKHAFLFSENGWTCFSHSDELDGEIDQQNAASVLGNELETVSKSEYVHKVKSLQQHIQFGDIYEVNFCVQHGFKNTTVDPFRLYQELQLASPAPFSCFVADNGKYLMSSSPERFMMKEGRKLISQPMKGTNRRTAENELQKTALRNDAKEVAENVMITDLVRNDLSRSAKKGSVKVEELCGVYEFEHVNAMISTVSAELRDDVHPLDALLNAFPMGSMTGAPKIRAMELIDQFEDFSRGLYSGAVGYFTPELDFDFNVIIRSILYNEEKQLVTFPTGSAITINSDPEKEYEECMLKAEAMRNVLLNHAK; encoded by the coding sequence ATGGAGAAACACTTTTCGAGTTTAGCAAGTGTTAGAATCGGCTTGGATTGGAACCAATTCCATCAATTCTCCTCATCAGAGAATTCGTTTAAGTTCTCGAAATTATTTGGCACTGGAATTCAGTCCGAGATAATTGGAGAATCGGAAGCTGATATTCCGAAGTTGAGGAATTGGCTAAACCAACAACACGACCTGGTTTTGGGCTATTTTGGATACGATGCCAAGAATTTGCTCGAAAACCTTTCAAGCAAGAACTCAGACAGTATCAGCTTTCCGATGTTCCACTTTTTTGTACCAAAGCACGCGTTTCTCTTTAGCGAAAATGGATGGACGTGTTTTTCTCATTCGGATGAATTGGATGGTGAAATCGATCAGCAAAACGCAGCTTCTGTCCTTGGAAATGAACTTGAAACCGTTTCAAAATCGGAATATGTCCACAAGGTTAAAAGCTTACAGCAGCACATTCAATTCGGTGATATCTACGAGGTGAATTTCTGCGTTCAACACGGTTTTAAGAACACCACGGTCGATCCGTTTCGATTGTATCAGGAATTGCAGCTTGCATCGCCTGCTCCATTTTCCTGTTTTGTGGCAGATAATGGCAAGTATCTGATGAGCTCTAGTCCCGAGCGATTCATGATGAAGGAAGGAAGAAAGTTGATCTCTCAGCCGATGAAAGGAACCAATCGCAGAACGGCTGAAAACGAACTTCAGAAAACGGCATTACGAAATGATGCGAAGGAAGTAGCAGAGAATGTGATGATCACCGATCTGGTGCGCAACGACCTATCGCGAAGCGCGAAAAAAGGAAGCGTGAAAGTGGAAGAATTGTGCGGTGTGTATGAGTTTGAACATGTGAATGCAATGATCTCAACCGTTTCTGCTGAGTTGCGAGATGACGTTCATCCGCTGGATGCTTTGCTCAATGCATTTCCGATGGGTTCCATGACGGGCGCACCGAAGATCCGAGCCATGGAATTGATCGATCAGTTTGAAGATTTTTCGCGTGGATTGTATTCTGGAGCGGTCGGTTATTTCACACCTGAGCTCGATTTTGATTTTAACGTCATCATCCGAAGTATTCTCTATAACGAAGAGAAGCAGTTGGTCACTTTTCCAACTGGAAGCGCCATCACCATCAATTCTGATCCCGAAAAGGAATATGAAGAATGCATGCTAAAGGCAGAAGCTATGCGAAACGTGCTACTCAATCATGCAAAGTAG
- the tilS gene encoding tRNA lysidine(34) synthetase TilS — protein MQSRLLESMQKLGFLNDGRPVLVAVSGGVDSMVLVSLLHQQGYAIAVAHCNYQLRDSASDADEELVRTWCAERNVPFYSRQVETKKLAEDSNSSIQMVARDERYRFFQELMDEHGFVATALAHHANDRVESLLMNVLRGTGFRGLQGMPSKREKYFRPLLGFTKDEIRKFALENAIPFREDSSNATVYYQRNWVRLRLLPMLMAADSNAFEKLLSLCERAENELPNYKKWVQHNLADMVMESAISINDLKDSEAPFTLMKEFLGPKGFSSDQIFELLQMMDSNSGTEIHSDSHRIVKDREHFLVQEITSQSETLKLSFELLDRLELTSLKTEKNVALLDAKLVQQSELKLRKWQMGDRFKPLGMKGWKLLSDFFIDQKLSVFEKEKVVLLIYKNEIVWVLGMRLDDRFKVTNSTQKVLKISLVF, from the coding sequence ATGCAAAGTAGACTCCTCGAATCCATGCAAAAACTTGGTTTTCTGAATGATGGAAGACCAGTTTTAGTGGCCGTTAGTGGTGGAGTGGATTCAATGGTGCTGGTTTCTCTACTTCATCAACAAGGATATGCGATTGCTGTGGCGCATTGCAATTATCAGCTGCGCGATTCAGCTTCAGATGCTGATGAAGAATTGGTGAGAACGTGGTGCGCGGAAAGAAACGTTCCGTTTTACTCACGACAAGTTGAGACCAAAAAACTGGCTGAAGATTCGAATAGTTCTATTCAGATGGTGGCCAGAGATGAGCGCTACAGATTCTTTCAGGAATTAATGGACGAGCACGGTTTCGTGGCAACTGCTTTAGCGCACCACGCCAACGATAGAGTTGAATCGCTACTGATGAATGTGCTGCGCGGAACAGGTTTCAGAGGTTTGCAAGGAATGCCTTCTAAACGGGAAAAATATTTCCGTCCGCTGCTCGGATTCACGAAGGATGAAATCAGAAAGTTTGCCTTGGAAAACGCCATCCCTTTTCGGGAAGATTCGTCAAATGCAACCGTTTATTACCAACGGAATTGGGTCCGTTTGCGCTTGCTTCCAATGTTGATGGCTGCGGATTCAAACGCGTTTGAAAAGCTCCTTTCGTTGTGCGAACGAGCGGAAAACGAACTTCCGAATTACAAGAAGTGGGTTCAACACAACTTAGCTGATATGGTGATGGAATCAGCAATCAGCATCAATGATCTGAAAGATTCTGAAGCACCTTTCACTTTAATGAAGGAGTTTTTGGGACCGAAAGGATTTTCATCCGATCAGATTTTTGAACTGTTGCAAATGATGGATTCAAATTCGGGTACGGAAATTCATTCGGATTCTCATCGGATAGTGAAAGACCGTGAGCATTTTCTTGTTCAAGAAATTACTTCGCAAAGCGAAACTCTGAAGTTGTCGTTTGAGCTGTTGGATAGATTGGAATTGACATCGCTGAAAACGGAAAAGAACGTTGCGTTGCTGGACGCCAAATTGGTCCAGCAATCGGAATTGAAACTCCGAAAATGGCAAATGGGCGACCGATTTAAACCCTTGGGAATGAAGGGCTGGAAATTGCTCAGCGACTTTTTTATCGACCAAAAACTTTCTGTTTTTGAAAAGGAAAAAGTGGTGTTGCTTATCTACAAAAACGAAATTGTTTGGGTGCTTGGCATGCGCCTAGACGACCGTTTCAAAGTCACAAATTCGACCCAAAAAGTGTTAAAGATCAGTTTGGTGTTCTGA
- a CDS encoding LemA family protein produces the protein MKKLFFFLLIAGSLGLQSCQYNTIVEKQEAVTAQWSQVENVYQRRADLIPNLVATVKGYADFEQETLTAVIEARAKATSVNVDASKLDANSIQQFQAAQDGLSSALSKLMVVVERYPELKANQNFLELQSQLEGTENRIAVERKKFNEAAQDYNTYIRKFPNNMIAGMFDFEKKEYFEADKGAETAPKVEF, from the coding sequence ATGAAAAAACTATTCTTCTTTTTATTGATTGCTGGTTCATTGGGACTTCAAAGCTGTCAATACAATACTATTGTCGAAAAACAGGAAGCGGTAACCGCGCAGTGGTCACAGGTTGAAAACGTTTACCAACGAAGAGCAGACCTTATCCCGAATTTGGTTGCTACGGTAAAAGGCTATGCCGATTTTGAACAGGAAACGCTGACTGCCGTAATTGAGGCACGCGCCAAAGCAACGAGTGTGAATGTGGACGCATCGAAATTGGATGCGAACAGCATTCAGCAATTTCAAGCTGCGCAAGATGGATTGTCATCGGCTTTGAGCAAATTGATGGTGGTGGTAGAGCGTTATCCAGAATTGAAAGCGAATCAGAATTTCTTGGAATTGCAATCGCAATTGGAAGGCACTGAAAATCGTATTGCTGTAGAACGCAAGAAGTTCAACGAAGCGGCTCAGGATTACAATACATACATCCGCAAATTCCCAAATAACATGATCGCGGGCATGTTCGATTTCGAAAAGAAAGAATATTTCGAAGCAGATAAAGGCGCGGAGACAGCTCCAAAAGTGGAATTCTGA
- a CDS encoding TPM domain-containing protein, with translation MKASEYFTEARLAELDKAIKAAEKATSGEVRLYVEDKCKEDVMDRAAFLFGELKMHKTELRNGVLFYLAMTDRKFAILGDGGINAKVAADFWDQIKAEMLSRFKEEKFAEGLQKGISMAGEALSTHFPYQKGDVNELSDEIIIK, from the coding sequence TTGAAAGCTTCTGAATACTTCACCGAAGCACGGCTTGCCGAACTCGATAAGGCGATCAAAGCTGCCGAAAAGGCAACTTCGGGCGAGGTGCGTCTTTATGTAGAAGACAAGTGCAAGGAAGATGTGATGGACCGTGCGGCTTTCTTGTTCGGAGAGCTGAAAATGCACAAGACAGAACTTCGAAATGGTGTGCTATTCTATTTGGCAATGACCGATCGGAAATTTGCCATTTTGGGCGATGGCGGCATCAACGCCAAAGTGGCGGCTGATTTCTGGGATCAGATAAAAGCGGAGATGCTTTCTCGATTCAAAGAAGAAAAGTTTGCAGAAGGTTTGCAGAAGGGGATTTCGATGGCTGGCGAAGCGCTTTCCACACATTTCCCTTATCAGAAAGGTGATGTGAACGAACTCTCAGACGAAATCATCATCAAATGA
- a CDS encoding TPM domain-containing protein: protein MRNLLFIFLLAIPFSVFSQNFPARSNRLVNDFTGTLSGAEISQLEQKLVAYDRESSVQIAIVIIKSLDGYEISDYAFELGEKWGVGRSGKDNGALILVSMADHKMWIATGYGLEATLTDAMCKRIIENEMKPRFRQDDYAGGLASAADAMILATRGEYKGEGGSGDGAAAPIGSILFIVLVFGIVWLIKAKQVRDYSRVNNMGFWAAWMLLNAASRNHPGSYGSFRGGSGGFSGGGGGGFGGFGGGSFGGGGAGGSW from the coding sequence ATGAGAAACTTGCTTTTCATCTTTCTACTTGCAATTCCGTTTTCGGTTTTTTCTCAGAATTTTCCTGCCAGATCCAATCGCTTAGTAAACGATTTTACAGGCACGCTTTCTGGTGCAGAAATCAGTCAGCTAGAACAAAAGCTGGTTGCCTACGATCGCGAAAGCTCCGTACAAATTGCCATCGTCATTATCAAGTCGCTGGATGGTTACGAGATCAGCGATTATGCTTTTGAGCTGGGTGAGAAATGGGGTGTGGGAAGAAGCGGAAAAGACAATGGCGCACTCATTCTCGTAAGTATGGCTGACCACAAAATGTGGATTGCCACTGGCTACGGACTGGAAGCAACGTTGACGGATGCGATGTGCAAACGCATCATTGAAAATGAAATGAAACCGCGTTTCCGACAGGATGATTATGCCGGTGGTTTGGCATCAGCCGCAGACGCCATGATTCTTGCTACCCGTGGCGAATACAAAGGCGAAGGTGGAAGTGGCGATGGGGCTGCAGCGCCTATCGGAAGTATTTTATTCATCGTCTTGGTGTTCGGTATTGTTTGGTTGATAAAAGCCAAGCAGGTGCGCGATTATTCGCGTGTCAACAATATGGGCTTCTGGGCAGCTTGGATGCTTTTGAACGCGGCTAGTCGCAATCACCCAGGTTCGTACGGTTCTTTCCGAGGAGGTAGCGGTGGATTTTCTGGTGGTGGCGGAGGCGGCTTCGGTGGCTTTGGAGGAGGAAGTTTTGGTGGTGGTGGTGCTGGCGGAAGTTGGTAA
- a CDS encoding queuosine precursor transporter: protein MQLSAEKQKQADLIYLILAGIFIASLVSCNLIFQKFFTWNPFGLYTFEISVGILPYPITFLVTDLISEIYGRRHADRVVMAGLVASVFVLGVVTLADMVPATDWSPVQNEEFSKVFGLTTVSVGASMAAYLAAQFIDIRLYHFWKRMTKGKHLWIRNNFSTMTSQLVDTVLVVGLLCSVGAIDWSRFTDLIIAGWLFKVIVAALDTPFMYLGTWRIRKQLGLKGSEEVEF, encoded by the coding sequence ATGCAACTTTCAGCAGAAAAACAAAAGCAGGCCGATCTCATTTACCTCATTCTTGCGGGAATTTTCATTGCCTCGCTTGTTTCATGTAATCTCATCTTTCAGAAATTCTTCACCTGGAATCCTTTTGGACTCTACACCTTCGAGATTTCAGTTGGTATTCTTCCGTATCCGATCACGTTTTTGGTTACCGATCTTATTTCTGAGATCTATGGAAGACGACATGCAGACCGCGTTGTAATGGCCGGTCTTGTTGCCAGTGTTTTTGTGCTTGGCGTAGTAACGCTGGCAGACATGGTTCCTGCTACCGATTGGTCGCCAGTGCAGAATGAAGAATTCAGTAAGGTGTTTGGACTGACCACTGTTTCGGTTGGTGCTTCAATGGCTGCATACCTAGCAGCCCAATTCATTGATATTCGTCTTTATCATTTTTGGAAACGGATGACCAAAGGCAAGCATCTCTGGATACGGAATAACTTTTCTACCATGACTTCTCAGTTGGTTGATACGGTGCTGGTTGTCGGACTACTTTGCAGCGTTGGCGCCATCGATTGGAGTCGATTCACCGATCTGATCATTGCTGGATGGTTGTTCAAAGTAATTGTGGCTGCGCTCGATACACCCTTCATGTATTTAGGAACGTGGAGAATTCGCAAACAATTAGGTTTAAAAGGTTCAGAGGAGGTTGAATTCTGA